DNA sequence from the Elusimicrobiota bacterium genome:
TTCCACGTAGACAAAATAGAGTGGCTTGCCTCGCCCGCCGATCTGTGCCGTCTGATGGAATATATCCACAAAAAAAACGACAAGCAGGCGCTGGATATTCTGGCCATAAACACGGGGCTGGATATTCCGCCCGGCAAGTTCCTTTATGCCGGCTATAAGGGCGGCGCGGAGCCCGGAGTGCTGAACATGACCTGGCTTTTTAAAAGCAAGGGGAATGCCTGGTATTGCCTGTCCGCGTCCTGGAACAACGAAAAAGAGGATCTGGACGCAAACAAATTTTTTGAATTGATGGAATTGGCCTTGAGGGCCAATTGGGAATAAGAGCAGCGGCAAGTCACAGGTCACAAGTAAGAGGCTGAAAAAATCATGAAAAATATCGCCGTGTTCGCCTCGGGAGAAGGAACTAATCTTCAGGCTATTATTGACGCCGTTAAAAGCGGCCGGATAAAAGGAAAAGTGGTTCTGGTAATTTCAAGCCTGAAAGGCGCGGGCGCGCTGAAACGCGCGGGAAAAGAAAATATTCCGTCGGTCGCCCTGCCGCTGAAGGATTTCGCCTCGCCTGCCGAGCACGACGCGCGCCTGGCCGGGCTCTGCAAAGAGTATCAAATAGACCTGGTCTGTCTGGCCGGCTATATGATTAAACTCGGACCCCGCATGCTTGCCGGGTGGCATGAGAAAATAATCAATATCCACCCCGCTTTGCTGCCGGCTTTCGGCGGTAAGGGTTTTTACGGGATGAAAGTCCACGAAGCTGTGATAAACTCCGGCGCCGCCTTAAGCGGAGCCACGGCGCATTTTGTAAGCGAAGATTATGACCGCGGGCCCATAATACTCCAGGCCGCGGTTAATGTTTTACCCGGCGACACGCCCGAATCGCTGGCTAAAAGGGTGAACTTCCAGGAGCTGGCGCTTTATCCCAAAGCCGCGGCGCTGTTCTGCGAGGACAGGCTGAAAATCGAGGGCAATAAGGTGCTGGTGCTTCCCCCGGGCGATAGCGGCCGCACGCTCAAAAGGGCGCTGATGTCTCTCTCCGATAAAACCGGGGCCGTGGATTTCGCGCAGGCCCTTACGGAAATGGGCGTTGAAATAATTTCAACTTCCGGCACCTATAAACTGCTGAAAGAGGCGGGGCTGCCTGTGCGCGCTCTTGAAACGTTTACGGGATTTCCGGAGATACTGGACGGCAGGGTGAAAACTCTTCACCCGCTGGTGCACGGCGGAATACTTTACCGCAGGGATAACCCCGCCCATGTCGAGGATGTTAAACGCTGCGCCATAGAGTCCATAGATCTGGTGGCGGTGAATCTTTACCCTTTTGAGGAAACGGCAAAAAAAGCCGCGCCATGGTCCGAGGAACTGATAGAAAATATCGATATAGGCGGGGTGGCCTTGCTTAGAGCTGCGGCCAAAAACTATAAAGATGTGGCCGTTGTGGCAAACCCGCTGGATTACGGCGCCGTGATTAAAAATTTAAAGGAAAACGGCGGCGTTCTGCCGGTGGAATTCAGGAAGGAGCTGGCGCTGAAAGCTTTTAAACATACCGCCGCCTACGACACAGCCATCGCGGGCGTTTTGGCCCCCGCCCTTTTTCCCGAAGCGGGCCAAAGGGCGGGGCAAAGCCCCGCTCTTTTGGAGCAAACAACGGCGTGTGAGATTATAGGCGGGGAGATAAATCACAATTCCGATACCAAAAGGGCGGGGCAAAACACAGATGCGACGCCGGCAAAGGCGGATTACGCTGATCTCTTTGAGGCCCGCCTGAACAAAATAAACGACCTGCGCTACGGAGAAAACCCCCACCAGAGCTGCGCGCTTTACTCAAAAAACAAACGCCTGCCTTTCGACCAATTGCAGGGCAAGGAGCTTTCCTACAATAATATCCTTGACGCCTACGGCGCCTGCCAGGCCGTGCTGGAATTTCCGGTTCCGGCCGCCGTGATCTTTAAGCATATTACGCCCTGCGGCATGGGTACGGGCTTGAACCTCTCCGAGGCTTTTGAACGGGCCTGGAATACCGACCAGCTGTCGGCCTTCGGGGGTATTATAGCAGTCAACAGAAAACTGGACGGGGAGATAGCGGGCTTTCTCTCAAAGAAATTCGTGGAGGTTATCTGCGCGCCGGATTATGACGCCCAGGCCCTGGCTGTTTTCGCGAAGAAACCCAATCTGCGGCTTTTGAAATGGAGAGACTTCCCGGCGCAGCACCTGCAGTTCAGGTCAGTGGGGGAGGAAATACTTGTAAGTTCAAGCGACAGCGTTCTGTTCGGGGACAAGTGGGAAGTGCCAACGCTTAAAAAACCCTCAAAAGAAGAAGAGGAGGCGCTTAAATTTGCCTGGACAGTTGCCAAATATGTGCGCTCGAACGCTATAGTTCTGGCCGGACCGGGATACACCGCGGGCATCGGCGCGGGGCAGATGTCAAGAGTGGACGCCGTTTTTATGGCCAGGCACAAGTATGAGGAATTTTTAAAAAATAATCCGGCGCCAAAACCGCTGGCGCTTGCCTCGGACGCCTTTTTCCCGTTTCCGGACGGCATTGAGGAGGCGGCTAAAGCCGGTGTAACGGCAGTTATTCAGCCGGGCGGTTCAATGAGGGATAAGGAAGTGGTGGCCGCCGCCGACAGGCTGGGGCTTTCCATGGTGATGACCGGTATAAGGCATTTCAGGCATTAGGGATCACGGGGATTTTAGTACAATTTGGTAACTGCTCAGGTAGGCAGAATTCAGAAGTCAGAATTCAGAATGTTGGAATCTTTCTCGTAGTTGGTTTTCTCATTCTGGCTCCTGAATTCTGACTTCTGGCTACCTAAAATAGTTATGCATTTGTTGGATTTCCGGGGGGGGAACATGTTTATGCCTTTAAAAAACAATGAAAAAGAGAAACCGCCGCAGGCGTTTGAAATTGAGCTTAAAAAGCTTTTTAAAAAAACATTCGGCACTGAGCCGGAGTTGATCGAACCGTTAAACGGCGACGGTTCCGCCCGCCGGTTATTTCGGCTCCGGTCCGCCGCCCGCACGGCGATAGGGGCATACGGCCCCGATAAGCTTGAAAACAGGGCTTTTATCGAGTTTTCAAAGCACTTCAGACAGGAAGGCATGCCGGTGCCGGAAATTTTCGCCTTTGAGGAGGGAACCGGTTTTTACCTTGAAGAAGACCTGGGCGATACCACGCTTTTTCAGTTCATGCAAAGCGAGCGTTCGGGTTCGGAACTGCCGCCTCAGGTGGTTGAGGCGTATAAAAAAACCCTTAATTGGCTGCCTAAGTTTCAGCGGTCCGCCGGCAAAACTCTTGATTACAGTTGCTGCTACCCGCGCGGCAGTTTTGACCGCCAGTCCATAATGTGGGACCTCAGCTATTTCAAATATTATTTCCTCAGGCTCGCAAAGATCCCTTTTAACGAGCAGAAGCTTGAGGATGATTTCAACAGTCTGGCCTCTTTTCTGCTGGAGGCGGATTCCAACTTTTTTCTTTACCGCGATTTTCAGTCCAGGAACGTGATGCTGCGCGCAGCCGCGGACAGTCCGTCTAAGGCTGAACAGGCCGGTGTCGCGGGCGAACCCTGGTTTATAGATTACCAGGGCGGGCGCAAAGGCGCGCTGCAGTATGACCTGGCGTCCATTTTATATGACGCCAAAGCGGATATACGTCCGCGGCAGCGGACCGAGCTGATAAAATATTATCTGGAAGCCGCCGGAATTGAGGGCAAAACGGACAGGGCTGTATTCATGCGGTATTTTCACGCTTTCGTGTTCATCCGCATCATGCAGGCCATGGGCGCCTACGGCCTGCGCGGCTTTTATGAGGGGAAAACGCAGTTCCTCCAGAGCGTGCCCTACGCGGTAAGGAACATTGAGTGGCTTTTGGAAAACGCCGAACTGCCGCTTAAACTGCCTGAGCTCATGCAGGTTTTCAGGCGCGTCTGCTCGTCCTCGCGGCTGCGCCAGTTCGGAAAACCCAGCCTGGGCCTTACTGCCCGCGTTACCAGCTTTGCCTACCGCAACGGCGTGCCTTCCGACGAGAAAGGCCATGGCGGCGGTTTTGTGTTCGACTGCCGCGCCCTTCCGAACCCCGGCCGGCTTGAACAATACGCCCCGCTTACCGGCAAAGACGACGCGGTGATAAAATTCCTTGATGGGGAAACCGCGGTTTCCGGATTTCTGACAAATGTATACGGTCTGCTTGACGCCACCGTGGAAAATTATCTTTCCAGGAATTTTACCGACCTGATGGTGTCTTTTGGCTGCACCGGCGGCAGGCACCGCTCCGTTTACTGCGCCGAAGCCCTGGCCCGCCACCTGAGGGAAAAATATAAGGCCACAGTGGACTTAACCCACCGGGAACTTGAGGCCGAAAGCAGCAAAAAAACATGAAAGCCATGATACTCGCCGCGGGCCGCGGCACGCGGCTTAAGCCGCTCACCGACAGCGTCCCAAAGGCGCTGGTTGAAGTGGGCGGCGTGACGATGCTTGAGACAGTCATACGCCGCCTTATCAGCGCCGGGGCCGATTCTCTGGTTATAAATGTCCATCACCTGCATCATAAAATACTCTCTTTCCTGGCCGAAAAAGAATATTTCGGCCTGCATATAGACATTTCGCCTGAAATCTATTTTCCGCTTGAAACCGGCGGCGGACTTAAAAAAGCGGCCTGTTTTTTTGACGACGGGAAGCCTTTTTTTATGCACAACGCTGATGTTTTTACGGACCTGGACCTTTCCGCGCTTTACGCCGCGCACGTGAAAAGCGGGGCCTTGGCCACCCTGGCGGTTAAAAAAAGACCGTCCGCCAGGCAACTGCTGTTTGACGACGGATTGAACCTGAAAGGCAAACTTCAACCTGGGGCGGACCCAGGCAAACTTACCCAGCTCGCATTCAGCGGAGTTCAGGTTATTTCACCGGATATTTTTGGAAAAATGACAGAATCCGGCGTGTTTTCCATTACCGATGTTTATTTGCGGCTGGCGGGGGAAGGCGAAAAAATAATGGGTTTCAGAAATGACGCCTGTTACTGGCAGGATATCGGCAGTGTCGATAAACTTGAAAATTTACGGCGGCATGTGAAAAGTAGTAAGTAGCCAGTAACCAGTAAATAGTGGAGTCACAAATAAAAAACTATATACTAAAGGTGGAGGGTATTTAAGAAGGAATGTCTACCACTCTTCTGTCTACTGACTTCTGACTACTGAATTCTCTGGTTATGCTAAAACACAAAATCCCCGATGGTTCCGAGGTTTACTGGGATGGCGCACACTATGACGCCGATAACACCTCCATTCAGGCCGATATCCCTTTTTATATCAGAGAGGCTAAAAAAGCCAAAGGCCCCATTTTGGAACTCGCCTGCGGCACCGGGCGGCTGACCATCCCGATCTCCCGCTCCGGCATTGACATCGCGGGCGTTGATATTTCTCAGCCGATGCTTTCGCGGGCGCGGGAAAAGGCGGCCAAAGCCGGTGTAAAAGCCATTTTTATCAAAGCCGATATCAGGTCTTTCAAATTAAAAAAGAAGTTTAAACTTATTTTTATCCCTTTCAATTCAATGCAGCATCTCCATGACAGGGTTTCTCTAGAGCGCTTTTTTGAGCGCGTGCGCGCACACTTGGCTCCCGGCGGGCGCTTTATACTGGATGTTTTCAATCCCAATCCGCATTATCTGGTCCGTGACCCCGATGAGCTTATCCCGATAGGGCATTATAAAGACCCGGCGGGCGGCGGCGATATACTGATAAATGAAAGTTATTCCTATGACAAAGCTGTGCAGGCGGCGCGTCCTGTCTGGCATTATAAACGCGGCCGCCGCAATATCGGCGCTAAAAAGCTGAATATGCGCTGCTTTTTCCCGCTGGAGCTGGAAATGCTTCTGCATTACAACGGTTTTACAATAAAAGCCAAATACGGAGATTTTGACCGCTCCGCTTTCCGTTCAGACAGCCCCAAACAGATACTTGTTTGCTCCGTAAGAGCACATTAGCGCCCCCGCTGAATTTCCATTGAAACGGGGCACCCTAATTTGCTATCCTTAACCTTAATATGAAAGCATACGAATTGATGGTTATTATCAATCCTCAGGTTTCCGACGCCGAAGTTATTGAAATTGTGGACAAGACCAAGAAGATCATCACCGACGAGAAAGCCGAAGTTCTCGCGGAAGACAAGCTTGGCCGTAAAAAGTTTTATCATCAGGTGGGAAAACACCGAGACGGCTATTATTTTTACCTTAAAGTGAAAGCCGACCCCTCCTCCATTAAAACCATAAGCCGCAATCTGAAGCTTCAGCAGCATGTCCTAAGGGCCATGACGCTTAAGGCAGGGCTTGAGCCCGCCAAAAAAGCCTAACGGCGCAATGCGCCGTTAGGCGCAAGTCTCATGTTTCAGGGCACAAGTGAAGAGTGATGGTTTGCTTGTGACATGAAACTTGAGACTAAGCTGACTTGTGACTGCACAAGTCGGGAAATAGTATGAATATCCGAATTCCTGAACAGAACCAGGTAATTATAGCGGGTAGGCTTACGCGGGACCCGGAACATCGCGTAACCCAAAAAGGCAGCGGCTGTTGTTTTTTTGACGTGGCCGTGAACCGCCGCTACAAAGATATCGCTACCGGCGAGTGGAAAGACGATACCACCTATGTTCCCGTAGTCGTTTGGGGGCCGATGGCGGACCGCTGCAAGGAAAAGCTTCAAAAAGGCAGCCCCGTACATGTGGAAGGGCGTCTGGCCGGTTCCGAATATGTGGATAAGACCGGGCAGAAGCGCAAAGTTCTAAAAGTGACGGCCAGGCGTGTGCAATTTTTAGCCATGGCTTCCGCCGCTCCGGATGCTCCGGACGCCGCGGAAACCGCCGAGACCGAGGAACAGCCGGGCGTTCCGGCTAAAGAAAGTTCATCCGGCATAGAAGAAGTGCCGTTTTAAGGAGATTTATGGACAACACAGAACAGAATAATTCAAGACCGGCCGGAGCCCAGGGTGAGAACGCCGGCGCGTCAAGGCCCTCATCCGGCTTGCCCCCGACAGGCGGGCCTTCACGCGGCGGTCCCGGCGGCAGTATGGCCAGGCGGCCGCAGGGCAGGCGGCATTTCGCGCCTCGCAGAAAAGTTTGCAGGCTTTGCGCCGAACATATCGCTCTCATTGACTTCAAGCAGCAACAGATAGTCAAAAGCTTTTGCAGCGAGTCCGGCAAGATCCTGTCGCGCAGAATTACCGGCGCATGCGCCAAGCATCAGCGCCAGATAACGAGAGCGGTTAAAATAAACCGTAACCTTTCTCTCATGTCCTACGACGGCTGAGCGGCGCAAAGCGCCGCAGGTCACAAGTTTCAAGTTACGAATCACAAGTAAGAGGCTTAAATATGAAAGTTATACTCAAGAAAGACGTTTCCAATATCGGTCTGACGGGCGAGATAAAGCAGGTGAAAGACGGCTACGCCCGCAATTACCTTTTGCCCCGCGGCCTGGTTGAACTGGCCACCGAGGGCGCCCTCAAGGCGTGGAAGAACAGCGAAGTCAGGCGCTCAAAGCGCCTGGCGCAGGAAAACACGGGCCTTGAGGGAATCGCCAAGCGCCTGACCGCCATCACCCTTTCCTTCTCACGGCCGGTGTCCGAGGAAGGCGTTATGTTCGGCTCTATCGCCAAGAGCGACATCATCAAGAATCTGCAGGCCGCCGACATTAAAATTCACAAAGACATGATAAAGCTGCCCGCGTCCATAAAAGCCGTGGGGAATTTTGAAGTGGAAATAGCCCTTAAGCAGAACATCACGGCCAAGGTGAAAGTTGCGGTTTCAGCCCAAAGCAAGTAGGGCTGCCGCAACCCGGTGATTACACAGATCGCTTTGCAGGGGAAAAAGTGTAATCTCTCTTACTAATCCGTGTAATCTCTTCAAATGAACACTCCCAAAGTGCCTCCCCATTCGCTTGAGGCGGAAATGGCCGTCCTCGGCGCCATGCTTATTTCCAAAGAATCGGTGGAGACCGTAAGCGAAATCCTGCAGGCCAAACATTTCTATAACGATTCCAACCGGAAAATTTTTGAAGCCATCGGGGCCCTTTACGCCAAAAATCAGCCGGTTGACATGGTAACGCTCACCGAGGAACTTAAAAAAGCCGGCCGCCTTGACGATCTGGGCGGGCAGAAATATCTGGCGGACCTGACGGAAAAGGTCTCAACGCCGGCCCACACCCAGGCTTACGCCCAGCTGGTTAAAGAGAAAGCCATCCTGCGCGAGCTCATCCGCGTGTCCACCACGGTTATAGAAAGGTCCTTTACGAGCCCCGAAGACGTGGCCCACCAGCTTGATTACGCCCAGGAAGAGATACTTTCCGTGGCCCAGACCAACACCGATCACGGCTTTACTTCCGCCGAGGTCCTTGCCAAAGAAACGCTTGAGCGGCTTGAAAAATCTTACGGCGACCATTCCCCCATAACCGGCGTGGCGACGGGATTCGGCCGGCTGGATGATATGACCGGCGGCCTGCAAAAATCCGACCTTATAATACTGGCGGCCCGGCCCAGCCAGGGCAAAACCGCCATGGCGCTTAATATGGCCTATCACGCGGCCGTTGAAAAGAAAGTGCCCGTGGCCGTTTTTTCGCTTGAAATGGATAAGCACGCCATTTTCCAGAGGATGCTTTGCGGCGCGGCCCGGGCGGACCTTGGAAATGTGCGCAAGGGGTATTTTCCCAGGGAAATATGGAGCGAGCTTACAAGGTATTCCTCCCTGATCTCGGAATCGCCGCTTTGGATAGACGATTCGTCCAGCCTGAATATACTTGATATCCGCACGCGCGCCCGCAAGCTGATGAGCCTGCTTAAAAACCAGAATAAAGAGCTCGGCCTGATCATCATAGACTATATCCAGCTCATACGCGGCACCGGCCGCATTGAAAACCGGCAGCAGGAAGTGTCCGAGATTTCCCGGCTTTTAAAAGATCTGGCCAGAACGCTTAAAGTGCCGGTGCTCGCCCTCTCGCAGCTTAACCGCCGCAGCGAGGACAAGGCCCGCGAGGGAAACCGTCCCCAGCTTTCAGACCTGCGCGAGTCCGGTTCGCTTGAGCAGGACGCCGATCTGGTGGCGCTCATACACAGGGAAGAAGTTTATAAAAGGGACGACCCTAACTTTAAAAACAAGGCTATCCTTATAATAGCCAAGCAGCGCAACGGCCCCGTGGGGGATGTGCACCTGAATTTCTTCAAGGAATACACCCGCTTTGACGACCCCGCGCCTCCAGGACTGGAGCAGATAGCGGAAGAAGCGGTGTTTTAGTATCAGTGCTAAATCATATATTCTTCCAATGAAAGTTTACAGGCCTACCGTCGCTGAAATAAATTTTCCTGCGCTTTCAGCCAACCTCATTAAAATAAAAAAAACCGTGGGAGCTAAAACCCGCGTGATGTTCGTGGTAAAGGCAGACGCCTACGGCCACGGCGCCGCGGCAGCGGCCGTTTTTGCCGAAAAGAAAAAGCTGGCCTGGGGGTATGGCGTGTCGTCGGTGGAGGAGGGGCTCGCGCTGCGCGGGGCCGGAGTTAGATCTCCCGTGCTGGTGCTTGGAAGCCTTTATCCGTTCGAAAGCTTTGTCGAGGCTCTCCACGCGAATCTGACTCTTACCATTTCAAGCCTTCAGGGCGCGCGCCAGGCTGCGCGGGCTTCACAGCGCTTGGGCAAAAAGGCCTTGTGCCATGTGAAGCTTGAAACCGGCATGGGCCGCATAGGGGCGCGGAAGCCGGCCGTCATTAAAATTTTTGAGGCGCTTGGCGCTTCCAAAACCGTCGTGGCGGAGGGGTTATACACGCATCTTTCAAGCGCCGACAGCGACCCTGAGTTTACCGCCCGGCAGCTTGAAATTTTCAGCCAGACCGCCGGGGAACTGGAATCCGCCGGCCGGGGCGCGCTTATAAAGCACACCGCCAATTCCTTCGCCGCGCTTAACTATCCGCAAAGCCGCCGGGATATGGTGCGGGTAGGGCTTGCCGCTTACGGCTGCATGGAAGGTTTTAAACCGGCTCTCACTCTTAAAACCAGAATAGTTTTTGTAAAAACGGTGCGGCGCGGCGCCTATATCAGCTATAACAAGTCTTTCAGGGTTCCCGGCCCTATGAAGATAGCCACGCTGCCTATCGGCTACGGCGACGGCTACACGCGCGCCCTTTCCAATAAGGCCGATATTCTGGTGGGCGGACGGCGCTGCAGGGTGCTTGGCAATATTACCATGGACATGCTTATGATCGATGTTACCAGGGTAAAAGAGGTCTCGGTCGGGGATGAAGCCGTTTTAATAGGCCGGCAGGGCAGGGAAGAAATTACGGCGCGCGAGCTGGCAGTGAAGGCGCTTACAATTCCTTACGAAATTACCACGCTTCTCTCGTCCAGAGTGCCGCGGGTGTATGTGGAATAGGTTGCAGGCTGAGCAATTGCTTTAAGCCGTATGCCATAAGCCATAAGCCATAAGCTGTAAGCTGTAAGGGAACCCTTAAGGGCTTATTTTGTATCCGCCTATGGCTTAAAGCCTACGGCATATGGTTATTTAACAGCCTATCCACCTGAACAGTTATCTTTTATGAAACACCGTTTGACGGAATATGTGGGCAGGGAGTTTATGAGCCTGGCCGAAACTATGGGCGCCGTGGCGCTTATGATCAAGTCCGTGGTTTTCTGGCTTTTCAGGTCCAGGTTCGAGGCCGGCGAGGCCGTTAAGCAGGCGATGAAGATAGGCGTGGACTCAATAACGGTTACCGCGCTGACCAGCTTTTTTACCGGCATGGTGCTGGCGCTGCAGATGGGCCATTCCATGAAAAATCTTTTCAACGAGCCGATGTATATCGGCACCATGGTCGCTTTCTCCATGCTGAAAGAGCTCGGGCCGGTGCTTACCTCCATAGTGGTGGCCGGCCGCGCCGGCGCGGTGGTCACGGCGGAAATAGGCACCATGAAGGTGACGGAGCAGATAGACGCTCTTTACACTTTGGGCACCAACCCGACGCGCTACCTGCTTGTGCCGCGCTATATCGCCTTCATGATCACGCTGCCGCTGCTGACCGTCTTCGCGGATTTTCTGGGAGTGCTGGGCGGCTGCCTTGTCGGAATGGTCAAGCTGGGCGTTTCGCCGGCGGTTTACAAGGACGATATTTTTACCTACCTGGGCACAGAGGATTTTATGCACGGTTTTTTGAAGACTTTTTTCTTCGCTTTCATGATAGCCACGGTGTCCTGCTACAAGGGCTTGAACACGAAAGGCGGCGCGGAGGGCGTGGGCAAGGCCACCACTGAGGCGGTGGTGGTCAGCATGGTGCTGGTGATGGTTATGGACTACTTTATCAGCGCGCTGCTGGTGGCGGTGGGCATATGATGTGGTGCGGGCCAGTCATGGGGCTGCCCTTCCGCCACGTGGGAAACCCAATGCCTGTGCAGGTGCCGTCTCAAGAGCCTATGGCTTTCAGACGGCCTCCCGTGGTTTCCCCCCGAAGCGGGGCCCCCCATCCGCTATGTGGCTCCAGAGCAGCCTCATGCCCGGCCCTTTGGGTGAGTTGGAAAAGTTTATGATCAAAATAAGGAATTTAAACAAGGCTTTCGGCGAGAAGCGCGTGCTTAGGAATATCTCCGTCGATATTAAAGAGGGCGAGTTGTTCAGCGTTATAGGCCCGTCGGGGATAGGCAAGAGCACTTTTATTAAATGCCTCATACGCCTGCTTAAGCCGGAGAGCGGGCGTATAATCGTGGACGGACAGGATATCGCGTCCACCGTGAACGAATTTACTCTGGCGCGCGTGCGGCGCAGTTTCGGCTATCTGTTCCAGGAGGGGGCTTTGTTCGATTCTCTTACGGTTATGGACAATGTGGCCTTCGGCTTGAAATATCTTACGGATGTCCCTAAAAGCGACTATCCACGGATCGTAAAAGAAAAGCTGGCTTTGGTCGGCTTAAAAGATGTCGAGCAGTTAAAGCCTGCGGAATTGTCTGTGGGGATGAAAAAAAGGGTTTCGCTGGCCCGTTCCGTGGCGGCGGAGCCTAAATATATCCTTTACGATGAGCCCACCACGGGCCTTGACCCCGTGACCACGGGTATGGTGAAGGACCTTATTCTTGATATGCGCGCCAAGCTTCATATCACGTCGGTGGTGGTAACGCACGATCTGAAGCTCGCGCTTGAAATTTCAAGCCGGGTGGCCATGCTTTACGGGGGGGAGTTCGTGGAAGTGTCCGAGCCCGCCAAATTCCGCCAGTCGGAACACAAAGGCGTGAAAGAATTTATGGAGATTTCCGACCTTTCCCGCAAATAGCCCGGCGTGTTTTTTCCGTCTTAAAAATGAATATGCTAGTATTGGGCAATGCGGACAAAAAGCCCCGTTAACCCGCTTGTTTTCACTGCCGCGGCATTTGCCATATAGCGCCGGACAGGGAAGGAGTCGAAAAATGCTCACTCAAAATGATCTCCCGCAGCAATTCCAGGCTGTTAAAGACGAGGATGAAAATATTATCTGGGTGGGAGAACCGCGGTTCTTCCCGTTCTTGTGCACCGGAATTCCGTTTTTGGCCATCGGTTTGTTATGGGGGGCGATAGATTATTTCGGTTTCATAAGGCCCATGGGCGGCGCGAACAGCTCCGAGCCGTTGGGCTTCATCGTGCCTTTTTTTGCTTTGCATTTATTCCCTTTTTGGGGGAGTATCCTTAACATGTTCCGTCTTGTATTGGTGCATAAAAATACTTTTTATGCCATTACCAATAAACGCGTAATGATGAGAAGTGGTTTCTGGGGCATAGATTTTAACGCGGTGGATTACGACAAAATATCGGATGTCCAGGTTACTGTTAACCCGCTGGAAAACATGTTGGGCGTAGGTACGGTGCGTATTTCAGCCGGGAAAGTCGACAGCAAAGGCAATTCTCTTACGGAAGATTTTATCGCGGTGGAAAACCCTTACGAAGTTTTCAAGCAGCTGAAGACCGTCATGGTAAATATCAAAACGGACTGGAATTATCCTAATAAATTACGTCCAGACGAAAATCCCGGGTACAAAACGAAATATAATCCCAAATAGCGCCCAAGCCCCGAACCGGCAGTCTTCTCCACCGTCTGACAATCTCTTACTTGTGACTTGCAATCTGCCTGCCTTGCCTGCCGGCAGGTGACTGCGGCCTGACTGACGCCGCCGCGGACCCCGTTTTATTCTGTAAAACCCCTCCAAAAATTGCTATTTCCCGACTTTCGCAGGCCCCTAAAAATCACCGTCTCTTCATTGGCAACCCTCTTAAAATCCGGGCGCCTCACGGGTAAGAGGGAGGAATGTTTTTTATCCGGCAGCCGGCCTTGCGGGTTCGCGGGGCCTGTCCAGCTCTTTTGGCTTCGCGGCAACAGTCAATTATACAAGGTGGAGCTAATTAGCCATGGTTCCTGGGCCAAAAGGGCTGGGCTTGCCGCCGGACCGGAACGCGGGGACAGCCGTCCACACCGTGGCCGGCTTCCATCACTCACCTTCGGCGCTTGCGTAAGCCTCAGGTTCGCGAA
Encoded proteins:
- the dnaB gene encoding replicative DNA helicase; its protein translation is MNTPKVPPHSLEAEMAVLGAMLISKESVETVSEILQAKHFYNDSNRKIFEAIGALYAKNQPVDMVTLTEELKKAGRLDDLGGQKYLADLTEKVSTPAHTQAYAQLVKEKAILRELIRVSTTVIERSFTSPEDVAHQLDYAQEEILSVAQTNTDHGFTSAEVLAKETLERLEKSYGDHSPITGVATGFGRLDDMTGGLQKSDLIILAARPSQGKTAMALNMAYHAAVEKKVPVAVFSLEMDKHAIFQRMLCGAARADLGNVRKGYFPREIWSELTRYSSLISESPLWIDDSSSLNILDIRTRARKLMSLLKNQNKELGLIIIDYIQLIRGTGRIENRQQEVSEISRLLKDLARTLKVPVLALSQLNRRSEDKAREGNRPQLSDLRESGSLEQDADLVALIHREEVYKRDDPNFKNKAILIIAKQRNGPVGDVHLNFFKEYTRFDDPAPPGLEQIAEEAVF
- a CDS encoding ATP-binding cassette domain-containing protein, with the protein product MIKIRNLNKAFGEKRVLRNISVDIKEGELFSVIGPSGIGKSTFIKCLIRLLKPESGRIIVDGQDIASTVNEFTLARVRRSFGYLFQEGALFDSLTVMDNVAFGLKYLTDVPKSDYPRIVKEKLALVGLKDVEQLKPAELSVGMKKRVSLARSVAAEPKYILYDEPTTGLDPVTTGMVKDLILDMRAKLHITSVVVTHDLKLALEISSRVAMLYGGEFVEVSEPAKFRQSEHKGVKEFMEISDLSRK
- a CDS encoding PH domain-containing protein, whose product is MLTQNDLPQQFQAVKDEDENIIWVGEPRFFPFLCTGIPFLAIGLLWGAIDYFGFIRPMGGANSSEPLGFIVPFFALHLFPFWGSILNMFRLVLVHKNTFYAITNKRVMMRSGFWGIDFNAVDYDKISDVQVTVNPLENMLGVGTVRISAGKVDSKGNSLTEDFIAVENPYEVFKQLKTVMVNIKTDWNYPNKLRPDENPGYKTKYNPK
- a CDS encoding ABC transporter permease — encoded protein: MKHRLTEYVGREFMSLAETMGAVALMIKSVVFWLFRSRFEAGEAVKQAMKIGVDSITVTALTSFFTGMVLALQMGHSMKNLFNEPMYIGTMVAFSMLKELGPVLTSIVVAGRAGAVVTAEIGTMKVTEQIDALYTLGTNPTRYLLVPRYIAFMITLPLLTVFADFLGVLGGCLVGMVKLGVSPAVYKDDIFTYLGTEDFMHGFLKTFFFAFMIATVSCYKGLNTKGGAEGVGKATTEAVVVSMVLVMVMDYFISALLVAVGI
- the alr gene encoding alanine racemase, whose protein sequence is MKVYRPTVAEINFPALSANLIKIKKTVGAKTRVMFVVKADAYGHGAAAAAVFAEKKKLAWGYGVSSVEEGLALRGAGVRSPVLVLGSLYPFESFVEALHANLTLTISSLQGARQAARASQRLGKKALCHVKLETGMGRIGARKPAVIKIFEALGASKTVVAEGLYTHLSSADSDPEFTARQLEIFSQTAGELESAGRGALIKHTANSFAALNYPQSRRDMVRVGLAAYGCMEGFKPALTLKTRIVFVKTVRRGAYISYNKSFRVPGPMKIATLPIGYGDGYTRALSNKADILVGGRRCRVLGNITMDMLMIDVTRVKEVSVGDEAVLIGRQGREEITARELAVKALTIPYEITTLLSSRVPRVYVE